In the Afipia sp. GAS231 genome, CCATCTGACCGGCGGTTCCAAGAAGGAAGGCCGCGTCACCTGCGATGCGCTGATGGACCTCTCCAATTGCAAGCCGGTGGAGCTGACCATCGATGGCGGCGCCACGGTCGTGGTGCAGGCGGGCTATCCGCCGATCGTCAACGGCGTGCCGGAAGAGCGGATGCGGGTGGGGTGCGGTTCGGCCACCATCGGCATGTTCGCCAAGCAATGGCAGGGCAAGGTCGACGAAGTCGTGGTCGTGGACGACCACATCACCGGCGTGCTCAGTGAGCATCAGGCCGGCAAGCTGCTCGATATTCCCGATACCGGGATCAAGATGAAGGGCCGGCGCTCGACGCCGGGCCGTTACTTCCAGGTCGCCGAGCCCGGCACCGGCTGGGGCGGCACCAAAATTTCCGATCCGCTGTCGGTGCTGGGCCCGTTCGACCCGAAGGAAGCAAGACCGGGGCTCACGATGCTGATGGTCTCGACCACCGGCGAGCATGCCGCCTATTACGAACTCGACGAGGCCTTGCGTCCGGTCGAGAAGCAGATGCCGCTCGATCTGAAACTCTCGGTCGAACGCATTCAGGAAAATTGCGAGCCGGCAATGTGCACGGTGCTGTTCATGGGCGGCGCCGGCGGCTCGCTGCGCGCCGGCGTGACCGATAATCCGGTGCGGCTGACGCGGTCGGTGAAGGACGCGCTGACCCGGGTCACCAGCGGCGGCGCGCCGGTTTACGTCTGGCCCGGCGGCGGCATCACCTTCATGGTCGACGTCACCCGGATGCCGGCCGGCGCCTTCGGTTATGTGCCGACGCCGGCGCTGGTCGCGCCGATCGAATTCACGCTCAAGCTCTCTGACTACGCCGTCCTCGGCGGCCATATGGACCATGTGGTTCCATTGGCGTCGCTGCGCGACAATACCGAAACCCGGCCAATGCCGACCATTCCGGGGCGGGGCGCATGAAACGCCTCCCGCAAATCGCGCTTCTTCCTGACGGCAAGCGGCTGCATTTGCAGGATGGTCCGATCGATCTGGTCATCGAGGCGAAGGGCCGCGACGCGGACGTGCGCGCGGCCTATCAGGCCGCGGCCCATCGCTTCACCGGGCTGCTCGATGAACTCTGCGCGGAACTGACTGAGTTGCGCCAGCCGGTCGATCCGGTTCGTTGCGCGCTGAAAGGCGTCGTCGCGCGCCGCATGCATGCGGCCGTGGCGCCGTTTGCCGCCGATCACTTCATAACACCGATGGCAGCTGTGGCCGGTTCGGTCGCAGAAGAAATTCTCGGCGCCATGCTGAGCGCCGCACGGCTTGACCGCGCCTATGTCAACAATGGCGGCGATATCGCACTTTATCTGGCTGACGGCGAGCAGTTCACCGTCGGCCTGATGGACCGGCCCGACCGGCAAGGCCTGCTGCGCGCGATGACCATCGATGCCGACGATCCCGTGCGTGGCGTGGCGACCAGTGGACGCCACGGCCGCAGTTTTTCGCTCGGGATCGCCGACGCCGTCACCGTGCTGGCAAAGACAGCATCGCAGGCCGATGCCGCCGCCACCATCATCGCCAATGCCGTGGATCTGCCCGGCCATCCCGCGGTTGTCCGTTGCCCCGCGAACGAATTGCAGCCGGATAGCGACCTCGGATCGCGTCTTGTGACCCGCGATGTTGGCCCGCTCGGCGAAAATGAAATCGAGACCGCGCTGAGGGCAGGGGCCCGCCAGGCGCAGCAGTTGCTGGCGGCCGGGTTGATCGAAGGCGCCGCCTTGCGTCTTGAGGGCGAGACGGTCGGTGTGGGAACAACGGGAATTGCGACACGCGCGTTGCCGGCGCTTCATGGAAGCGCGATACAGGATACGATGCATGTCTGATCGGAAGCGAGGCGAATAAATGAGCGCGATCATTCGCAAAATCGTCACGGTGGTCGAAGAGACCCATCTGGAGATGGGGCAAAAGGTCGCGCCGCCGACCCGGCGCGCGGCGGCGATCGCCGTGATCGAAAACCCGTTTGCCGGCCGCTATGTCGAGGACCTTTCGCCATTGATCGCGATCGGCGAGGAGCTCGGCGAACTGCTGTCGAAAAAGGCGGTGGCGGCGCTCGGGATCGACGGCGCCAAGGCGCACAGTTACGGCAAGGCCGCCGCGGTCGGCGAAAACGGCGAACTCGAACACGCGGCAGCGATCTTGCATCCCAAGATGGGCGCGCCAGTGCGCAAGGTGCTGGGCAAGGGAGCGGCGCTGATCCCGTCATCGAAGAAACGCAGCGGCCCCGGAACCACGCTGGATATTCCGCTCGGCCACAAGGACGCGGCGTTCGTGCGCAGTCATTTCGACGGCATGGAAGTGCAGATCAACGACGCGCCGCGCGCCAACGAGATCATGGTCGCGGTGGCGGTGACCGACAGCGGCAGGCCATTGCCGCGTGTCGGCGGATTGACGGTTTCTGAGGTCAAAGGCGAAGACGGTTTGAGATAGATTTATCGGACACTGGAGGGTTGAGGATGCAACGCAGACATTTGCTCGGAGCGGGATTGGCGATCGCGGTCGCCGGTTTTGCCAACAACGCGATGGCGCAGGCCGAAATCAAGATCGGCGAAATCAACAGCTATTCGCTGTTGCCCGCTTTCACCGAACCCTATCGCAAGGGCTGGCAGCTCGCGGTCGAGGAAATCAATGCCGCAGGCGGCATCGGCGGCAAGAAGCTCGTCGTCGTCTCCAAGGATGACGGCGGCAAGCCGGCCGACGCCCAGACCGCCGCCAACGAACTGGTGTCGAGCGAGAACGTGGCGATGCTCACGGGCACGTTCCTGTCCAACATCGGCCTCGCCGTCAGCGATTTCGCCAACCAGAAGAAGGTGTTTTTTCTGGCAGCCGAACCGCTGACCGACGCGGTCACCTGGTCGAAGGGCAACCGCTACACCTTCCGTCTGCGTCCCTCCAATTACATGCAGGCGGCGATGCTGGTGGAAGAGGCCGCGAAGTTGCCCGCCAAGCGCTGGGCGACGATCGCGCCGAACTATGAGTACGGCCAGTCTGCCGTTGCGGTGTTCAAAAAGTTGATGTCGGAGAAGCGTCCCGATATCGTCTGGGTCGACGAGCAGTGGCCGCCGCAGGGCAAGATCGATGCGGGCCCGGTGGTGCAGGCGGTTGCCGCCGCCAATCCCGAGGCGATCCTCAACGTCACCTTCGGCGCCGATCTCGTCAAGCTGGTGCGTGAAGGCAATACCCGTGGCCTGTTCAAGGACCGTAAAGTAGTTTCGTTCCTGACCGGCGAGCCGGAATATCTCGATCCGCTGAAGGAAGAGACGCCGGAAGGCTGGATCGTCACCGGTTATCCCTGGTACGACATCAAGACGCCGGATCACGACAAGTTCCTGAAAGCCTATCAGGCCAAGTACAACGACTATCCGCGTCTCGGCTCGATCGTCGGCTACCAGACCATCAAGGCGGCGGCCGCAATCCTCGCCAAGGCCGGCTCGAGCGATCCGGAAAAACTGATCACGGCGGCTGAGGGCTTGTCGATGCCGTCGCCGTTCGGCGAAATCACCTTCCGCAAGATCGACCACCAGTCGACGCTTGGCGCCTATGTCGGCAAGACCGCGCAGAAGGACGGCAAGGGCGTGATGGTGGAGTCGGTCTATCGCAAGGGTGG is a window encoding:
- a CDS encoding amino acid synthesis family protein; this translates as MSAIIRKIVTVVEETHLEMGQKVAPPTRRAAAIAVIENPFAGRYVEDLSPLIAIGEELGELLSKKAVAALGIDGAKAHSYGKAAAVGENGELEHAAAILHPKMGAPVRKVLGKGAALIPSSKKRSGPGTTLDIPLGHKDAAFVRSHFDGMEVQINDAPRANEIMVAVAVTDSGRPLPRVGGLTVSEVKGEDGLR
- a CDS encoding ABC transporter substrate-binding protein encodes the protein MQRRHLLGAGLAIAVAGFANNAMAQAEIKIGEINSYSLLPAFTEPYRKGWQLAVEEINAAGGIGGKKLVVVSKDDGGKPADAQTAANELVSSENVAMLTGTFLSNIGLAVSDFANQKKVFFLAAEPLTDAVTWSKGNRYTFRLRPSNYMQAAMLVEEAAKLPAKRWATIAPNYEYGQSAVAVFKKLMSEKRPDIVWVDEQWPPQGKIDAGPVVQAVAAANPEAILNVTFGADLVKLVREGNTRGLFKDRKVVSFLTGEPEYLDPLKEETPEGWIVTGYPWYDIKTPDHDKFLKAYQAKYNDYPRLGSIVGYQTIKAAAAILAKAGSSDPEKLITAAEGLSMPSPFGEITFRKIDHQSTLGAYVGKTAQKDGKGVMVESVYRKGGDYLPGDAEVEKLRPKD
- a CDS encoding UPF0280 family protein, with amino-acid sequence MKRLPQIALLPDGKRLHLQDGPIDLVIEAKGRDADVRAAYQAAAHRFTGLLDELCAELTELRQPVDPVRCALKGVVARRMHAAVAPFAADHFITPMAAVAGSVAEEILGAMLSAARLDRAYVNNGGDIALYLADGEQFTVGLMDRPDRQGLLRAMTIDADDPVRGVATSGRHGRSFSLGIADAVTVLAKTASQADAAATIIANAVDLPGHPAVVRCPANELQPDSDLGSRLVTRDVGPLGENEIETALRAGARQAQQLLAAGLIEGAALRLEGETVGVGTTGIATRALPALHGSAIQDTMHV
- a CDS encoding 6-hydroxynicotinate reductase, with translation MTDVSTAAIGDKIRCDACPVMCYIKPGAAGACDRYANHDGELVRVDPHIVLERTVSHGGRLVPFQAGGDWDGKLVHEPSVFVTAIGAGTTYPDYKPAPFIVSSEIDGVDMVTVVTEGIFSYCGVKVKIDTDRYLGPETATVRAQGEAIGHVTTSEYGSQMLSLGGVHHLTGGSKKEGRVTCDALMDLSNCKPVELTIDGGATVVVQAGYPPIVNGVPEERMRVGCGSATIGMFAKQWQGKVDEVVVVDDHITGVLSEHQAGKLLDIPDTGIKMKGRRSTPGRYFQVAEPGTGWGGTKISDPLSVLGPFDPKEARPGLTMLMVSTTGEHAAYYELDEALRPVEKQMPLDLKLSVERIQENCEPAMCTVLFMGGAGGSLRAGVTDNPVRLTRSVKDALTRVTSGGAPVYVWPGGGITFMVDVTRMPAGAFGYVPTPALVAPIEFTLKLSDYAVLGGHMDHVVPLASLRDNTETRPMPTIPGRGA